From Treponema vincentii F0403, the proteins below share one genomic window:
- a CDS encoding HPr family phosphocarrier protein, translating to MVTKKIIVQNRAGIHARPSSLIVQTANKFQSNIMFEKENVTVNAKSIMGVMTMAAGYQTELTLSADGADEAEALAALEQLFAAKFEEE from the coding sequence ATGGTAACAAAAAAGATTATTGTGCAAAACCGCGCCGGAATCCATGCGCGTCCTTCATCGTTGATTGTACAAACGGCAAATAAATTCCAGTCGAATATTATGTTTGAAAAAGAAAACGTTACCGTCAATGCAAAATCCATTATGGGTGTGATGACGATGGCCGCAGGGTACCAAACCGAACTAACTCTTTCCGCCGACGGCGCCGACGAAGCCGAAGCACTCGCAGCGCTTGAACAGCTTTTTGCCGCAAAATTTGAAGAGGAATAA
- the hprK gene encoding HPr(Ser) kinase/phosphatase: MLSKSLTVLELLDLDLTEHDALHLHCVCGQNGLTRSITVADLNRPGLALSGFFDSFACQRVQLFGRGECAYLQKLIESNNVENIKKMMTHNIPCCIFSHNISPSPVFLELVRPTGCPILQTDLSSSELSVRLMRVLSNVFAPTVAIHGVLVEVYGLGILILGDSGVGKSETALELVERGHRLVSDDVVEITCINGNSLIGRGANKMIGHHMEIRGLGIINIMQLYGVRSVREQKQIQLVAKLEEWDSHKVYDRIGTEELTTEILDVKLPLLEIPVKSGRNIPIILETAAMNERLKSMGVYSAKEFNQNILRWMESDTSRVPYYSADDTY, translated from the coding sequence ATGCTTTCTAAAAGTTTAACGGTGCTTGAATTACTCGATCTCGACTTAACGGAGCACGATGCGCTTCATCTGCATTGCGTGTGCGGGCAGAACGGTTTGACGCGCAGCATTACCGTTGCGGATTTAAACCGCCCGGGACTCGCGCTTTCAGGCTTCTTCGATTCCTTTGCCTGTCAGCGCGTCCAGTTGTTCGGCAGAGGGGAATGCGCCTATTTACAAAAACTTATCGAAAGCAACAACGTCGAAAACATCAAAAAGATGATGACGCACAATATTCCCTGCTGTATTTTCTCTCACAACATCTCTCCCTCTCCGGTATTTTTAGAGCTGGTTCGGCCGACCGGCTGCCCCATATTGCAGACGGATCTTTCCTCCAGCGAGCTTTCCGTGCGGCTGATGCGCGTTTTGTCCAATGTGTTTGCCCCGACGGTGGCAATACACGGCGTTCTGGTAGAAGTATACGGACTCGGTATTCTCATTTTAGGCGATTCGGGGGTCGGTAAGAGTGAAACGGCGCTTGAGCTTGTAGAACGGGGGCATCGGCTGGTTTCCGACGATGTCGTAGAAATCACTTGTATAAACGGAAACAGCTTGATCGGACGGGGCGCCAACAAGATGATCGGGCATCACATGGAAATACGCGGACTCGGCATCATCAACATCATGCAGCTCTACGGAGTCCGGTCGGTCAGAGAGCAAAAACAGATACAGCTGGTGGCTAAGCTGGAAGAATGGGACTCGCATAAAGTGTATGACCGCATCGGTACCGAAGAACTTACCACCGAGATATTGGATGTAAAACTGCCGTTGTTGGAAATACCGGTAAAATCCGGACGGAATATTCCGATTATTTTAGAAACAGCCGCGATGAACGAGCGGCTTAAAAGTATGGGCGTTTATTCCGCGAAGGAATTTAATCAAAATATTCTGCGCTGGATGGAAAGCGATACGAGCCGGGTACCTTATTATTCGGCGGATGATACGTACTGA
- the holA gene encoding DNA polymerase III subunit delta produces the protein MSAPLWLFTGPELGERNDALEALRKNAEKKYGQLDNHLFYAADTPISVILDAVQNGSLFAEARFAVVRNAEAIKKKEDIHALTQWVEQTPAEDGAFIVLISDEIGIDKKIEALVPKDHKKIFWELFENKKQEWLRRFFAQSKINIEQEAIEVLLELVENNTEALKTACAHISLFFEPGTTLTAETVERLLAHNKEETPFTLFDALSNANLEYALNIRQKLTLSKESSPVQLIAGLTYCFRRLRDWHTLAQTGGLDDFSLKKAGFTSKKAIEQYRRASRQWNEQTVHRIISLLNKTDMQIRAMGQELSGILLDACLYSIICNQGRELAAYSET, from the coding sequence ATGAGTGCTCCTTTATGGCTTTTTACCGGCCCCGAATTGGGCGAGCGGAACGATGCGCTCGAAGCGCTGCGGAAGAATGCGGAAAAAAAATACGGACAGCTCGACAACCATCTCTTTTATGCGGCAGACACCCCCATATCGGTTATTCTGGACGCCGTTCAGAACGGTTCCCTGTTTGCGGAGGCTCGGTTTGCCGTTGTCAGGAACGCGGAAGCAATCAAGAAAAAAGAGGATATCCATGCACTTACGCAATGGGTTGAACAGACACCTGCGGAAGACGGTGCTTTTATAGTACTGATCTCCGATGAAATCGGAATTGATAAAAAAATTGAAGCGCTGGTGCCCAAAGATCACAAAAAGATATTTTGGGAACTGTTTGAAAATAAAAAACAGGAGTGGCTCCGCCGCTTTTTTGCACAGTCCAAGATCAACATCGAGCAAGAAGCTATCGAGGTGCTGCTGGAGCTGGTAGAAAACAACACCGAAGCGCTCAAAACCGCCTGTGCCCATATCAGCCTCTTTTTTGAACCGGGAACAACGCTGACTGCAGAAACCGTTGAGCGCTTGCTTGCGCATAACAAAGAAGAAACGCCATTTACGCTTTTTGATGCGCTGAGCAATGCCAATCTGGAATATGCGCTGAATATCCGTCAAAAGCTGACCCTTTCAAAAGAATCCTCGCCGGTGCAGCTGATTGCGGGGCTTACCTACTGCTTTAGACGGCTGCGCGACTGGCATACCCTTGCGCAAACCGGCGGATTGGATGATTTCAGCTTAAAAAAAGCAGGCTTTACATCGAAGAAAGCAATCGAGCAATACCGCCGCGCAAGCAGGCAATGGAATGAGCAAACCGTACACCGCATTATCTCGCTTTTAAATAAGACCGATATGCAGATCCGCGCAATGGGGCAAGAACTCTCGGGTATTCTGCTCGATGCATGCCTCTACAGCATTATCTGCAATCAAGGACGGGAATTGGCAGCTTATAGCGAAACATAG
- a CDS encoding cyclic nucleotide-binding domain-containing protein yields the protein MKKIPIVSTIVSTVEAMQQACKQSNFSIISQQLQSYTEALAAFRYEMPEIKIIDFGDPSVHAEKCLKIVKDDPWLLFGGVIAITDSQEQKTTLTQRKEPNFLFVLTRKEFEQYVAQIIKILNSHEHFLVNRGMSHPANELEHGSFTSETDPFEIMFYANLISTYLYNTDRVNEAERSAFQGAMMELLLNAVEHGNCNISYDEKTEWLKQGKDVLELIRIKRMDPAVGTKKVLITYDISPERTRISIKDDGPGFDWRSALDAPFEAGLHGMGIKMSQSFVKELYYNDAGNEVSFEVPNQKDSTNLTPAILREQETLHFNHLQVVCRQNDESNNLFYIRSGRFAVYVNNTLLTVLTPADIFIGEMAFLTNDTRSATVVSIGKGTLVKVPKMKFMKLIEAYPHYGIFLSRLLADRLARQSRESASLKTELKALKD from the coding sequence ATGAAGAAGATTCCGATTGTCAGTACCATTGTAAGCACCGTAGAGGCGATGCAGCAGGCATGTAAGCAGTCAAACTTTAGTATTATTTCGCAGCAATTACAAAGTTATACCGAAGCGCTTGCTGCTTTTCGATATGAGATGCCGGAAATCAAGATTATCGATTTCGGCGATCCGTCTGTTCATGCAGAAAAATGTCTTAAAATCGTAAAAGATGATCCGTGGTTGCTGTTCGGAGGCGTTATTGCAATTACCGATTCGCAGGAGCAAAAAACAACACTGACACAGCGGAAAGAGCCTAACTTTTTATTTGTTTTGACTCGCAAGGAATTTGAACAGTATGTTGCGCAGATTATTAAAATCTTAAATTCCCACGAACATTTTTTAGTCAACCGCGGTATGAGCCATCCAGCCAACGAACTGGAACACGGCAGCTTTACGAGCGAGACCGACCCGTTTGAAATTATGTTCTATGCAAATCTTATTTCTACTTACCTTTATAATACCGACCGCGTTAACGAAGCGGAACGGAGCGCCTTTCAGGGAGCAATGATGGAGCTGCTCCTCAATGCCGTAGAACACGGTAATTGCAATATCAGCTACGATGAAAAAACCGAATGGCTCAAGCAGGGAAAGGATGTGCTTGAACTGATTAGAATAAAGCGGATGGATCCTGCCGTCGGAACAAAAAAAGTTTTGATTACTTATGACATTTCCCCTGAACGTACGCGAATTAGCATCAAAGACGACGGTCCGGGATTTGATTGGCGTTCCGCTCTTGACGCACCTTTTGAGGCGGGCTTACACGGCATGGGTATTAAGATGAGTCAGAGTTTTGTAAAAGAACTCTACTATAATGATGCCGGAAACGAAGTCTCATTTGAAGTTCCCAACCAGAAGGACAGCACAAACCTAACGCCGGCGATTTTGAGGGAACAGGAAACTCTCCATTTTAATCACTTGCAAGTGGTATGCCGTCAAAACGATGAATCGAACAATCTCTTTTATATCCGCTCCGGCCGCTTTGCCGTCTATGTCAACAATACGCTTTTAACGGTGCTGACGCCGGCGGACATTTTTATCGGGGAAATGGCATTCCTCACAAACGATACGAGGTCGGCAACGGTTGTTTCAATCGGAAAGGGAACATTGGTTAAAGTACCTAAGATGAAATTTATGAAACTAATCGAAGCCTACCCCCATTACGGCATCTTTTTGTCGCGTCTGCTTGCCGATCGCCTTGCACGCCAATCACGCGAAAGCGCATCGTTAAAAACAGAACTCAAAGCCTTGAAAGACTGA